One Deinococcus cellulosilyticus NBRC 106333 = KACC 11606 genomic window carries:
- a CDS encoding class I SAM-dependent methyltransferase: protein MIGVTFEEGLQEQAATLALQLDLSLVDDPARFQYGLRLTPQGLDIVDLHKKQRPIRVDFHQLNEDRSGGDLIKAVNTRMHKTVLDATGGLGRDAFMLAKAGCQVILMEKNPIIHALLQDGLARAQDLEAVQRMTLIHADSLIAMPDYTPEVIYLDPMYPARKKDALPKLEMQVFHALLGAEQNEQELLQVALNQARKRVVVKRPIHAPVILPTGLQFKGKTTRFDVYLK from the coding sequence TTGATCGGAGTCACTTTTGAAGAGGGGTTGCAGGAACAGGCGGCAACCCTGGCCCTGCAACTGGACCTGTCCCTGGTGGATGATCCAGCCAGATTTCAGTATGGGCTGCGCCTCACACCTCAAGGTCTGGACATCGTGGACCTGCACAAAAAGCAGCGGCCCATCCGGGTGGATTTTCACCAGCTCAATGAAGACCGCTCAGGTGGAGACCTGATCAAAGCCGTGAACACCAGAATGCACAAGACCGTTCTGGATGCCACAGGAGGCCTGGGTCGGGACGCATTCATGCTGGCAAAAGCAGGCTGTCAGGTGATCCTGATGGAAAAAAACCCCATCATCCATGCCTTGCTGCAAGATGGGCTTGCCAGAGCACAGGACCTTGAAGCCGTGCAGCGCATGACCCTGATTCATGCAGACAGCCTGATTGCGATGCCTGATTACACTCCGGAAGTGATCTATCTGGACCCCATGTACCCTGCACGTAAAAAAGACGCCCTGCCCAAACTGGAGATGCAGGTTTTTCATGCTTTGCTGGGCGCAGAGCAGAATGAACAGGAGTTGCTGCAAGTGGCCCTGAATCAGGCCCGCAAGCGTGTGGTGGTCAAACGTCCCATTCATGCTCCGGTGATTTTGCCCACCGGGTTGCAGTTCAAGGGGAAAACCACAAGGTTCGATGTTTACCTGAAGTGA
- a CDS encoding alpha/beta fold hydrolase encodes MPEIRLSDATLWSVLQGQGPVVVFCHGGPGLWDHFEFLAELLQQDFTVIRYDQRGCGWSSGEGPYTLQQALEDLEAVREFWKVDRWSVVGHSFGADLALAYASTFPQRVQKLVYLCGAGTHPGWHEAYRLERNRRLGSQGIQKLQDLKNKWQQDPSVEPEYCRWAWSTDFADQECGLELAGSLLREGVHINRQANAELSRDTNQRLQQLPLESIQVPTWVLHGSEDPRPAWSAEQLALSIPHAHWRLIPGVGHMPWLEDLQGTTDLLRHALRDSEPA; translated from the coding sequence ATGCCAGAGATTCGACTTTCTGATGCAACCCTTTGGAGTGTGCTGCAGGGACAGGGACCTGTGGTGGTGTTCTGTCATGGTGGTCCAGGACTGTGGGATCATTTTGAATTTCTTGCTGAATTGCTTCAGCAGGATTTCACAGTGATCCGGTACGACCAGAGAGGTTGTGGTTGGTCCAGTGGAGAAGGACCTTACACCCTGCAACAGGCTCTGGAGGACCTGGAGGCTGTGCGTGAATTCTGGAAAGTGGACCGCTGGTCGGTGGTCGGCCACTCCTTTGGTGCAGATCTGGCGCTTGCTTATGCCTCCACCTTCCCTCAAAGGGTCCAGAAACTTGTTTACCTCTGTGGTGCCGGAACTCATCCAGGCTGGCATGAGGCTTATCGACTGGAAAGGAACAGGAGACTTGGGTCTCAAGGCATACAAAAGCTGCAGGACCTGAAAAACAAATGGCAACAGGACCCCTCTGTGGAGCCAGAGTATTGCAGGTGGGCATGGTCCACAGATTTTGCAGATCAGGAATGTGGCCTTGAGCTTGCAGGAAGTCTTCTGCGTGAGGGGGTGCACATCAATCGGCAGGCCAATGCTGAACTGTCGAGAGACACAAATCAAAGGTTGCAGCAGCTTCCCCTGGAGTCCATTCAGGTGCCCACCTGGGTGTTACACGGATCAGAGGACCCTCGACCAGCCTGGAGTGCTGAGCAACTTGCCCTCTCCATTCCACATGCCCACTGGAGGCTGATTCCAGGTGTGGGTCACATGCCCTGGCTCGAGGACCTTCAGGGAACCACCGACCTGCTCAGGCATGCGTTACGGGATTCTGAGCCTGCCTGA
- a CDS encoding alpha/beta fold hydrolase produces MFPVTLLFMWLIGLLSVAILYGGGYYIWMWYEREIDATWPLVLGIALLLFGLLGRPLMMLFLGKQPEAHEQEPRMERCKETHLISRPDGTELFVEMCGPENAPVLVLTHGWGMNATEWFYAKRHLSDSYRLVMWDLPGLGNSRGPRTRNWDIDKMAGDLEAVLSVTGESKVVLLGHSIGGMITLKFCELFPEHLQEKVVGVILNHTTYTNPVKTARGGKFWRAVQEPLLKPICYLTLWTWPISWAMNWLSYLNGTLHLMNHLTQFGQSETKGMLEFATRYNVISSPAVAVRGMFGMMKYDASEVLEKIPVPTLVILGHDDVVTIPEANHHIAQHVPHARELVLNPGGHLGLIEKHQFWVSEVKGFTRDCFNASFRVAPQRQNQGQKQGNKRNAFGQ; encoded by the coding sequence ATGTTTCCGGTAACCCTGCTTTTCATGTGGTTGATTGGTCTGCTGTCCGTTGCCATCCTTTACGGAGGGGGCTATTACATCTGGATGTGGTATGAAAGGGAAATTGATGCCACCTGGCCCCTCGTTCTGGGGATTGCCTTGCTGCTTTTTGGGTTGCTGGGACGACCCCTGATGATGCTTTTTCTCGGAAAACAGCCAGAAGCCCATGAACAGGAACCCAGAATGGAGCGCTGCAAGGAGACCCACCTGATTTCGAGACCAGATGGCACAGAACTCTTTGTGGAGATGTGTGGTCCTGAGAATGCGCCTGTGCTGGTTCTCACCCACGGATGGGGCATGAATGCCACCGAGTGGTTCTACGCCAAACGCCACCTGTCTGATTCCTACCGTCTGGTGATGTGGGACCTTCCAGGTCTCGGCAATTCCAGAGGACCCAGAACCCGCAATTGGGACATCGACAAGATGGCCGGGGACCTCGAAGCTGTGCTTTCCGTCACCGGAGAAAGCAAAGTGGTGTTGCTCGGGCACAGCATCGGCGGCATGATCACCCTGAAGTTCTGTGAGCTCTTTCCCGAGCACCTGCAGGAAAAAGTGGTTGGGGTGATCCTGAATCACACCACCTACACCAATCCTGTCAAGACGGCCAGAGGGGGAAAATTCTGGCGTGCTGTGCAAGAACCCCTCCTCAAACCCATCTGTTATCTGACGTTGTGGACGTGGCCCATCAGCTGGGCCATGAACTGGCTCAGTTACCTGAACGGCACATTGCACCTGATGAACCACCTGACCCAGTTCGGGCAGTCTGAAACCAAAGGGATGCTGGAGTTCGCCACCCGGTACAACGTGATCTCCTCCCCTGCCGTGGCGGTTCGTGGGATGTTCGGGATGATGAAATACGACGCTTCGGAGGTGCTGGAAAAGATTCCGGTTCCCACCCTGGTCATTCTGGGCCATGATGATGTGGTCACCATTCCAGAAGCCAATCATCACATCGCTCAACACGTTCCCCATGCCCGTGAGCTGGTGTTGAATCCCGGAGGTCACCTTGGCCTGATCGAAAAACACCAGTTCTGGGTGTCTGAAGTGAAAGGGTTCACCAGAGACTGCTTCAACGCTTCCTTCCGGGTTGCTCCCCAGCGGCAGAATCAGGGCCAGAAGCAGGGCAACAAACGCAATGCCTTTGGTCAGTGA
- a CDS encoding PhoH family protein — protein sequence MLNESLIQSTIRLKNQQEAIQLFGENDKTLKRIRAMSAAKIIARGDTITISGDTEQVQQTENFIRDLLAIIRQGGQIEDTLERANELSGQGKSLSAETSVSGDLVLPNKLRPKTPNQARYLEAINQNDIVFGIGPAGTGKTYLAVAMAVAALKARKIKRIILTRPAVEAGERLGFLPGDLQAKIDPYLRPLYDALYDMLDNDRFESYLQSGVIEVAPLAFMRGRTLNDAFIILDEAQNTTPEQMKMFLTRMGFSSKVVVTGDVTQVDLPRNVKSGLAVARKTLENIEGIHFHHFAESDVVRHPLVGRIVRAYEFAEDQAQALRDQREAERAAANGGGDQSE from the coding sequence ATGTTGAACGAATCTCTGATCCAAAGCACCATCAGGCTGAAGAACCAGCAAGAAGCCATCCAGCTGTTTGGTGAGAACGACAAGACCCTCAAGCGAATCCGCGCCATGAGTGCCGCGAAGATCATCGCCAGAGGAGACACCATCACCATCAGCGGCGACACCGAGCAGGTTCAGCAGACCGAGAACTTCATCCGCGATCTCCTTGCCATCATCCGTCAGGGGGGTCAGATTGAAGACACCCTGGAACGCGCGAACGAACTGTCCGGTCAAGGCAAAAGTCTGTCAGCGGAAACCTCCGTTTCCGGTGACCTGGTGCTTCCCAACAAACTCCGCCCCAAAACCCCGAACCAGGCCCGTTACCTGGAAGCGATCAACCAGAATGACATCGTGTTCGGGATTGGCCCCGCAGGGACCGGTAAAACCTACCTCGCTGTGGCCATGGCTGTGGCTGCCTTAAAAGCCCGCAAGATCAAACGCATCATCCTGACCCGTCCTGCCGTGGAAGCCGGAGAACGCCTTGGCTTCCTGCCTGGAGACCTTCAGGCCAAAATTGACCCTTACCTGCGCCCCCTGTACGATGCGCTGTATGACATGCTGGACAATGACCGCTTCGAAAGCTACCTGCAAAGTGGCGTGATCGAAGTGGCTCCTCTGGCCTTCATGCGTGGTCGCACCCTGAACGATGCCTTCATCATCCTGGACGAAGCACAAAACACCACCCCTGAGCAGATGAAGATGTTCCTGACCCGCATGGGCTTCTCCAGCAAGGTCGTGGTGACCGGGGACGTGACCCAGGTCGACCTCCCCAGAAACGTCAAAAGTGGTCTGGCGGTGGCAAGAAAAACCCTGGAGAACATCGAGGGAATCCACTTCCATCACTTCGCAGAATCCGACGTGGTCCGTCACCCCCTGGTGGGCAGAATTGTCCGTGCCTACGAGTTTGCAGAAGATCAGGCCCAGGCCCTGCGTGACCAGCGTGAAGCTGAACGTGCTGCGGCAAATGGCGGTGGGGACCAAAGCGAATAA
- the ybeY gene encoding rRNA maturation RNase YbeY, whose amino-acid sequence MIELVVNQEPPKGLKSKLRQATKAVMQHYNIERRSITVVLTGDEEIRALKKEHWGEDQATDVLTFPTWHPDDPFMPPHLGDIVVSLDTAARQAEARGHTLTREVALLVSHGLTHIMGFDHPHSEDFGFDETTSDAEWQPFIVASRIAYDVVDQPSIPAKR is encoded by the coding sequence GTGATAGAACTGGTGGTCAATCAGGAGCCTCCGAAGGGCCTGAAGAGCAAATTGCGTCAGGCGACAAAGGCCGTGATGCAGCATTACAACATTGAACGCAGGAGCATCACGGTGGTCCTCACGGGCGATGAGGAAATCCGTGCCCTCAAAAAAGAGCACTGGGGCGAAGATCAGGCCACCGATGTGCTGACCTTTCCCACCTGGCATCCGGATGATCCTTTCATGCCTCCGCATCTGGGGGACATTGTGGTGAGTCTGGACACCGCAGCCAGGCAGGCGGAGGCCAGGGGTCACACCCTGACCCGCGAGGTGGCGCTTCTGGTGTCCCATGGCCTGACGCACATCATGGGGTTTGACCATCCACACAGTGAAGATTTCGGATTTGATGAAACCACCAGTGATGCAGAGTGGCAACCATTCATTGTGGCGTCCAGAATTGCATATGATGTGGTGGATCAACCGTCAATCCCTGCCAAGAGATGA
- a CDS encoding diacylglycerol kinase family protein → MRFKKHPHTQLEAFKFAYEGIMHCIRTQRNFRIELALAAVALGLSIWLKTGLAIIVACIVSVLVLEMINTAIEATIDLITEEYHPLARIAKDVAAGAVLVASLGAALIGAITLIPPLLEKLT, encoded by the coding sequence ATGCGGTTCAAAAAACATCCCCACACCCAGCTTGAAGCATTCAAGTTTGCGTATGAGGGGATCATGCACTGCATCAGAACACAACGGAATTTCAGAATTGAACTGGCTCTGGCTGCTGTTGCTCTGGGGCTCAGCATCTGGCTGAAAACGGGCCTCGCCATCATTGTGGCCTGCATTGTCAGTGTGCTGGTTCTGGAGATGATCAACACCGCCATCGAGGCGACCATTGACCTGATCACCGAGGAGTACCATCCTCTGGCCCGCATTGCCAAGGATGTCGCTGCTGGCGCGGTGCTGGTGGCTTCGCTGGGGGCTGCACTGATCGGTGCAATCACCCTGATTCCCCCCCTACTGGAGAAATTGACATGA
- the cdd gene encoding cytidine deaminase, which yields MMDPVLAEQAKFAFQQAYAPFSRFHVGAALRTKSGKVFFGANVENSSYGLARCAEQSAIQTMASNGEREFTEVVVYSEASPPASPCGACRQILFEFSPEAKVYCYNHLGDVIEGTVQDFLPHGFRLNPDR from the coding sequence ATGATGGACCCTGTCCTGGCCGAGCAGGCCAAATTCGCTTTTCAGCAGGCTTACGCCCCCTTCTCTCGCTTCCATGTGGGAGCAGCCCTCAGAACGAAGTCTGGCAAGGTGTTCTTCGGGGCCAATGTGGAAAACAGCAGTTATGGTCTGGCCCGTTGCGCCGAGCAGAGCGCCATCCAGACCATGGCCAGCAACGGTGAGCGTGAATTCACCGAAGTGGTGGTCTACTCTGAAGCCTCCCCTCCTGCCTCTCCCTGTGGTGCGTGCCGCCAGATCCTGTTTGAGTTCTCTCCAGAAGCGAAAGTGTACTGCTACAACCATCTGGGAGATGTCATTGAGGGCACCGTGCAGGATTTTCTGCCGCACGGTTTCCGGCTGAATCCTGATCGCTGA
- the cax gene encoding calcium/proton exchanger translates to MLNWLLIFLPIAVYLEFSHGNPTWIFIASMIAILPLAGIMGRATEELAIRAGSTVGGLLNATFGNATELIIAFFALKAGKLEVVKASITGSILGNILLVLGLAVFLGGLKHKTQVFSQKNAGILTSLLTLSVLGLLIPAVFDLASVNFANFAQPADLDFRLSVAVAVVLILIYLGNVYFSLVTHKDLLSGHEEEGHEVAKWSVPKALGILLASTVAVGFMSEFLVGSLEEASQSLGLSEFFVGIILIPIIGNAAEHASAVVFAMKNKMDLAVTIAIGSTIQVALLVAPLLVLLGLAVGQKMDLVLHNPLELVAVVAGIVIANSIAKDGESNWLEGLMLLGVYVLLAFAFFYFPTVSAAAH, encoded by the coding sequence ATGTTGAATTGGCTGCTGATCTTTCTTCCCATTGCGGTGTACCTGGAGTTTTCCCACGGCAACCCCACCTGGATTTTCATCGCCAGCATGATTGCCATCCTCCCCCTGGCAGGCATCATGGGCCGTGCCACCGAAGAACTGGCCATCCGTGCTGGAAGCACCGTTGGTGGACTGTTAAACGCCACCTTCGGCAATGCCACCGAGCTGATCATTGCTTTCTTTGCCCTGAAAGCAGGGAAACTTGAAGTGGTGAAAGCCAGCATCACTGGCTCCATTCTGGGCAACATTCTGCTGGTGCTGGGTCTGGCTGTCTTTCTGGGCGGCCTGAAACACAAGACCCAGGTGTTCAGCCAGAAAAATGCCGGAATCCTCACTTCACTGCTGACCCTTTCGGTGCTGGGACTGCTGATTCCTGCGGTGTTCGATCTGGCTTCCGTTAACTTTGCCAATTTTGCACAGCCCGCAGACCTGGACTTCCGCCTGAGTGTGGCCGTGGCCGTCGTGCTCATCCTGATTTATCTTGGCAACGTGTACTTCTCGCTGGTGACCCACAAAGACCTGCTTTCCGGGCACGAAGAAGAGGGACATGAAGTGGCCAAATGGAGTGTGCCCAAAGCGCTGGGCATCCTGCTGGCCAGCACCGTTGCTGTGGGTTTCATGTCTGAGTTTCTGGTCGGAAGCCTTGAAGAAGCCTCACAAAGCCTGGGACTCAGTGAGTTCTTCGTGGGCATCATCCTGATCCCGATCATCGGCAACGCAGCCGAGCACGCCAGTGCGGTGGTCTTTGCCATGAAAAACAAGATGGATCTGGCCGTCACCATTGCCATTGGTTCCACCATCCAGGTGGCCCTCCTGGTGGCCCCACTGCTGGTGCTCCTTGGCCTTGCCGTGGGTCAGAAGATGGACCTCGTGCTGCACAATCCGCTGGAACTTGTGGCGGTGGTGGCCGGAATTGTCATTGCCAATTCCATTGCCAAGGACGGCGAATCCAACTGGCTTGAAGGGTTGATGCTGCTCGGGGTTTATGTGCTGCTGGCCTTCGCTTTCTTCTATTTCCCCACAGTGTCTGCTGCAGCCCACTGA
- the recG gene encoding ATP-dependent DNA helicase RecG: protein MATLQELQEKLRKPLERELLMGCQNRVVAGGLEKLLDNLGKPFPKVREVLRQYESLSVEEREQKLRLALELLTAPQKSETPPSRPTMKVSKEPEIVTPKNWQEDTLVEKIALSTQAVKKLHALGLRNLRDVLHNYPRKHEDRRALPNLYDIEDGQKITVAGVITGKNRRTPKPGMLILEAVVQNAYGHKVKCTWFQQPWIERSLKVGAHIIVTGRAKKFGRQIQLNVEYMEEDSESSLSTGRIVGVYDIKEGISQDFVRKTVHDVLTHTPVTDYLPGRILQEHGLINLPDALNGIHFPRDEVHLAKATDRLRFDEYLFLELRILLQGGENSLLGKRFSAKREDIDTFESSLPFRFTNAQRRVMQELASDMKSEKQMARLVQGDVGSGKTAVAACALYLATRDLYQGALMAPTEILAKQHYANLTRYLFPLGVRCCLLIGAMTAKEKRENLQRIATGEVDVVVGTQALIQEAVQFNNLGLAVIDEEHRFGVQQRRALLKDRPDVIVMSATPIPRSLALTLYGDLELSIIDELPPGRTPISTKLLHDSSRLQAYSFVMQQIREGRQAYAVTSLIEESETLTELLAATQLADNLKEILPEARIDLLHGKMSAQEKEEIMDRFRRHEFDLLVSTTVIEVGVDVPNSTVMVIENAERFGLAQLHQLRGRVGRGSNKSFCILVAGDASQKTRKRLKVIEDTTDGFKIAEADLKIRGPGELRGTRQSGIPDLQLGDLTSDADIIEQARNLAKRILAADPGLEKPQSQRLKLELRSRSAQVAIREVI, encoded by the coding sequence GTGGCTACGCTTCAGGAATTGCAAGAAAAATTGAGAAAACCGCTGGAACGCGAACTCCTCATGGGCTGCCAGAACCGTGTGGTGGCCGGAGGGCTTGAAAAACTGCTGGACAACCTTGGCAAACCCTTCCCGAAGGTTCGGGAAGTGCTGCGTCAGTATGAATCGCTCAGTGTGGAAGAACGGGAACAGAAACTCCGTCTGGCCCTCGAACTTCTCACTGCTCCTCAAAAGTCTGAAACACCCCCTTCGAGACCCACCATGAAGGTCTCCAAAGAACCCGAAATCGTCACACCAAAAAACTGGCAGGAAGACACCCTGGTGGAAAAAATTGCCCTGAGCACCCAGGCTGTGAAAAAACTGCATGCACTGGGCCTCAGAAACCTGCGGGATGTGCTGCACAACTACCCCCGCAAACATGAGGACAGGCGGGCCCTCCCCAACCTGTACGACATCGAAGATGGCCAGAAGATCACCGTGGCTGGGGTCATCACCGGGAAAAACCGCCGTACACCCAAACCTGGCATGCTGATTCTGGAAGCCGTGGTACAGAACGCCTACGGTCACAAAGTCAAATGCACATGGTTTCAACAGCCCTGGATTGAACGCAGCCTGAAAGTGGGTGCCCACATCATCGTTACGGGGAGGGCCAAGAAGTTTGGTCGCCAGATCCAGCTCAACGTGGAATACATGGAAGAGGATTCAGAATCCAGCCTCTCCACCGGCCGCATTGTCGGGGTGTATGACATCAAAGAGGGCATCTCTCAGGACTTTGTGCGAAAAACCGTGCATGATGTGCTGACCCACACACCAGTGACCGATTATCTTCCAGGCCGCATTCTGCAGGAGCATGGCCTGATCAACCTGCCAGATGCTTTGAATGGCATTCACTTTCCGAGGGATGAGGTCCATCTGGCAAAAGCCACGGACCGCCTGCGCTTCGATGAGTACCTGTTTCTGGAATTGCGCATTCTGCTTCAGGGCGGAGAGAACTCCCTGCTCGGCAAACGCTTTTCGGCAAAGCGAGAAGACATCGACACCTTTGAGAGCTCTCTGCCTTTCAGGTTCACCAATGCCCAGCGGCGTGTGATGCAGGAACTGGCCTCCGACATGAAAAGCGAGAAGCAGATGGCAAGGCTGGTGCAGGGGGATGTGGGATCAGGAAAAACAGCAGTGGCTGCCTGTGCCCTCTACCTTGCCACCCGCGACCTTTATCAGGGTGCCCTGATGGCCCCCACGGAAATCCTTGCCAAGCAGCATTATGCCAACCTGACCAGATACCTCTTCCCACTCGGGGTGCGCTGCTGCCTCCTCATCGGGGCCATGACTGCAAAAGAGAAACGGGAGAACCTGCAGCGCATTGCCACCGGAGAAGTGGACGTGGTGGTGGGAACCCAGGCTCTCATTCAGGAGGCCGTGCAGTTCAACAACCTGGGCCTCGCTGTGATTGACGAGGAGCACCGCTTCGGGGTGCAACAGCGCAGGGCGCTCCTGAAAGACCGGCCCGATGTCATCGTGATGAGTGCCACCCCCATTCCCAGGTCGCTGGCCCTCACCCTGTATGGAGACCTCGAACTCTCGATCATTGATGAGTTGCCTCCAGGTCGCACCCCCATCTCCACCAAACTGCTGCACGATTCCAGCCGTCTGCAGGCCTACAGCTTTGTGATGCAGCAGATCCGGGAAGGCAGACAGGCCTACGCCGTCACCAGCCTGATTGAGGAGTCCGAAACCCTGACCGAGCTTCTGGCCGCCACACAACTGGCAGACAACCTCAAGGAGATCCTTCCCGAGGCCCGCATTGACCTTCTGCACGGCAAGATGAGCGCCCAGGAAAAAGAAGAGATCATGGACCGCTTCCGGCGGCACGAATTTGATCTGCTGGTCTCCACCACCGTGATTGAGGTGGGTGTGGATGTGCCCAACTCCACCGTCATGGTCATCGAAAACGCCGAGCGTTTTGGACTGGCACAACTGCACCAGCTTCGGGGACGGGTCGGACGGGGCAGCAACAAGAGTTTCTGCATTCTGGTGGCCGGGGATGCCAGCCAGAAAACCCGCAAGAGGCTCAAGGTCATCGAGGACACCACCGATGGCTTCAAGATCGCAGAAGCCGACCTGAAGATCCGTGGCCCGGGTGAACTGCGCGGCACCCGCCAGAGTGGCATTCCAGACCTGCAACTCGGGGACCTCACCAGTGATGCGGACATCATCGAACAGGCCCGCAATCTGGCCAAACGCATTCTGGCTGCAGACCCCGGGCTGGAAAAACCCCAGAGCCAGCGTCTGAAACTGGAGTTGCGTTCCAGAAGCGCCCAGGTGGCCATCCGCGAAGTGATTTGA
- a CDS encoding alpha/beta hydrolase family protein, translating into MLSFSRIVFSGPFWAMFITLLSSGSLAVSTIPQLWNTHFGSGGFKLVRIMSKNSSFTRYQLEYPSDGLKIQGFVNVPSKGTAHPVVVMLHGYVTPSRYRTLDYTTRYADDLARSGFIVFHPNFRGQGGSQGKADADPFRSDYVRDTLNLIGQIRKQKGKGILKGFNGNVGLWGHSMGGGVALKTLVADPLIKAAVLYAPMSGDEAKNLKRIQMWSGGTRGKELSRYSAKTIAQHSALNYLGQVSTAIRVHHGTADTEVPFSWTKELCEKAKGQGLNIRCTSYASAGHIFTGKTDQAFRAEVKIFLKQHL; encoded by the coding sequence GTGTTGTCGTTTTCCCGCATTGTCTTTTCTGGTCCTTTCTGGGCTATGTTCATCACCCTGCTGTCTTCAGGCAGCCTGGCGGTCAGCACCATCCCCCAGTTGTGGAACACCCATTTTGGGTCTGGAGGCTTCAAACTGGTCAGGATCATGTCGAAAAACAGCAGTTTCACCCGCTACCAGCTGGAGTATCCTTCCGATGGCCTGAAAATCCAGGGGTTTGTCAATGTGCCCAGCAAAGGGACAGCCCACCCTGTGGTGGTGATGCTGCATGGTTATGTCACGCCTTCCAGATACCGCACACTGGATTACACCACCCGTTACGCCGATGATCTGGCCCGTTCGGGTTTCATTGTCTTTCATCCCAATTTTCGGGGTCAGGGAGGTTCACAGGGCAAGGCAGATGCCGATCCTTTCCGATCAGATTACGTCCGGGACACCCTGAACCTGATCGGGCAGATCCGCAAACAGAAAGGCAAAGGCATCCTCAAGGGGTTCAATGGAAACGTGGGCCTGTGGGGCCACAGCATGGGAGGAGGCGTGGCCCTCAAGACCCTGGTGGCCGATCCCCTGATCAAAGCCGCCGTGCTTTATGCCCCGATGAGCGGGGATGAAGCCAAAAACCTGAAACGCATCCAGATGTGGTCTGGAGGCACCAGAGGGAAGGAACTGTCCCGGTACAGCGCAAAAACCATTGCGCAGCACTCTGCTCTGAATTATCTGGGACAGGTTTCCACAGCCATCCGGGTGCACCACGGCACAGCCGACACAGAAGTGCCGTTCAGCTGGACCAAAGAACTCTGTGAAAAAGCCAAAGGTCAGGGCCTCAACATCCGCTGCACCAGTTATGCCTCTGCAGGACACATCTTCACGGGCAAGACCGATCAGGCATTTCGTGCAGAGGTGAAAATCTTTTTGAAGCAGCACCTGTGA